Below is a window of Cytophaga hutchinsonii ATCC 33406 DNA.
AAAGTTGAATCTACAGCGCCGGGAATATCTACGCCATTTTTTTGCCACCTGTATGTAAACGGTTTAACACCTGCTGCACTTACTTTAAAGGTTGCCGGCTGGCTGGCTGCTACCGTTTGCGATGCAGGATTCTGAAGAATGTCGGGAATGGAACTTCCTGAATAAACGACTTTATATAATGCCGCAGGGCTTCTTGTTAAATAATACAGGTTACCATCTGCAGCAACGTCAACCGCTACCGGGTAACTGCCGATTACGTTGTCAATGAAACGTTCTGTTTTTAATCCCGTTACAGGGTCCATAACATCCATCCATTCACCGCAATAATCCATAAAGAAATATTTACCAATATATTTAGATGGGTAGTTTGTAGATGCAGGATTAAAGAAGCACCCCCCAGTGATGGCACAGCCATTCACATTGCTCGCGCCGTGATTGTATGTATATACAGGGTTTGCGTAAGTAGTAATCGTTGTTACTCCTTCCACATTCGGCCAGCCAAAGTTTTTATTGGCTACCGTACCATCGTTGATTTCTTCCCAGGCATCCTGGCCAACATCATTGATGAATAGTTTTCCCGTTTCCGGTTGTATATCAAACGTAAATGGGTTACGTAAGCCGTATTGCCAGATTTTTCTTTTTGAAAGATTTGCATCTGTAGCATATGGGTTGTCAGAAGGGATCGTTCCATCGGCATTCAAACGCAGTAGTTTTCCATGCGTAACAGTTAAATTCTGCGCATTGGCAGGTGTTGCATTTTCACCGGTTGCGATATAGAGCTTGCCATCAAGGCCAAAATGCAGGGCGCCGCCGTTGTGATTGGATGCTGTTGATAACGGATCGAGGTCTGTAACAAGTGTTTCGGAAGCAGGGTCAATGACATCTCCAGTCATTTTAAACCGGCTTACTTTATTGTGCGTGCCGCCAACACTCGTGGTATAAAAAATATAGATATACCCGTTTGCCGCAAAATTCGGGTCTGAGGTAATACCTATCAAACCGCGTTCAGTATAATCACCGCCGGATGCATCAACGGTGATGGCTAAAGCATTTCCCGAAAGTAAGGCTCCGTTCTTAACAATCTTTACTGTACCCGCCTGCTGGCCGATCAGGATACGTCCATCCGGAAGCATCGTCATAACGGTAGGGTTGGTAAGACCTGTATTATTAACTAAAATCTGGCTGAACGTAGGTGTTAATGTTTCAACTAATTCTAAGTTGCCAAATACAGTTGCATTTTGATAGGCAACATTTTTATTTGTTCCCGGAACATCTTCTGAACCGATAAAACTTTGTCTGGTAGTACCGCCATCATTATCACAATAGGCCATGGCAAAGCCCATTTGCTTTCCTAACGTTAAGGTAGCTTTTGGGTTTGATGTTCCGTTCGCATATATATAGGCATCTGTATATACATCAAAAGCAGCTTCCCAGGTATAGGTTGTTCCGCTCTTTGTTCTGGATACTGTCGCGTGTGCATTGAATAATCGTGGTGAGCCAAGATCTGAATCAACAATATCACCTAACGTAGATACGTGGTAGGCAAATGCATTGTAATTATTTTCGTGTTCTCCGCCTGAATGATTTTCATCCAGAAATATTTCCCAGGTATCATCTTCCCAGTAATTTGAAAGCGGGTTTGCATAGTTATCATTTAGTACATCATCTGTGATCTCCGCCAATATGAATAATTTATTTGCGTTCCAGGTTACTTTAAATTTACCCGTAAAATCTGCCGCCGAAGGCTGCACGCCCAACCAAAGATAACTTACATCATACCAGGTTGCTGAACTCCAGCAGGCATCATTGCCATTACCATCAATGGTAGGAGCTGTTTGGGCACGCGGGGCCTGATAGTTATTTCCATTGCCTGCAAATGCAAGAACAGAAAGAAAGAAGCTGAAAACTGTAAATACGTGTTTCATCGAGTATGTGTATATTTGTCAGTAAGTTAAGAAAAAGTTGGATAATTTTAATAAATCACATTTAAATTATTACGAACAACCCGCAAATAAGTAAACGGTATGGGCGAATTGCATTCCCCATACATGCAAAGCGAATTCAATTCACTCCCAACGCGTTGGGAATTTCGATTACGAAAATGGTTTCGTTTGCTGGATTGGCTGTATGAGTTACAGTACCATTTATTTTTTCAATGAATGTTTTTACAATGTACAAGCCAAGGCCGGTACCTGAAACACCTTCTTTTGTATTCTCCCTGAAAAACATATCAAAAATATGCTGAGAATTGACCGGGTTTATCCCGATTCCATTGTCGGTAAATGTCAGGGTCGCTTTTTTGCTGCTGCTATCAATCTGTATATACAGGGTTGATGAAATGCCCTGTTCATGGCGGTACTTAACGGCGTTTTCAATAATATTTGAAATGGCAGGATATAAAATGTTTTTATAGGAATAAAATTCCCCTTCCTGTTCAATGTCTACCTGAATACTTGTTTTTTCAAACTCATTCAGGTAGCGCAGGTTTTCAATGACTTCTGCAAGCAGTTTTCTGAAATTAATGGAAGAAAGATCTTCGGTATCAAATTGTTTTGCGTTGGAGAGTTGAAGGAAATTGGATGTGATCTTATCAAGTTTTGTGGCGCTGCTCTGGATCATACGAAAATAATTCTCCCGGTCAGTATGATCGATCAAACCTAAATTAGCAAGCCCCATGATTGATTTTAACGGACCTTTTACATCGTGTGAAAGCCTGTAAAATAAGGTGTCGAGCTCGTTTACCTTTTCATTTATAATAGTATTCTGAATCTGCAGAATGGCGGTACGTTCCTGTACTTTTTCCTCCAGTAATTTATTGATATTTTCCGTGACAGTTTTTTCCTGAATAATTATGCGTAACCACGCACCCAATGAAAGGGAAAGGAAAAGAATTTCAAGCACGGCTCCAAAGTTTAATGAGTATGCAGTAAATATATTCGATTCAACGATGCAGGCAACACGCAGTGAATTAATGATAAATGATATGAGCAGAATGGAAAAACCTAAGGTGAAATATAAGGCCGGCTTGAAACCTTTGCTGTAAGAATAAATTGCTGTAAGATAAGCTACAATAAACGGAATGTAATCGTAGTACATCACAAGCGACAACAACAAATCATTTTCTTTGGGAAGAAAAGCACCCACTATACGCAGTACAATCCATATCATCATTGCTTTCCATACCAATGGAAGGCGTTTCTTAATATCTAAAAACTCGCAAAAGTATAAGGTATAAGGTATCAGCATGAGCAGGCGCGAAATGGAAATGGAATAGGCGTTTATGATGGGCATATCTGACCACAGGTATTGAAAGCCTGTGCCATCCTGACACATAAAAAAAATGCCGAAGCCTGTAAGGAAAAGCGAATAATACAGGAATACTAATTTACGGAACGAAAGCAGCATCAGTAAACTGAATAATGCTACAATACCAATGGTTCCATAAAAAATACCCAGCAGAAAATACTCACCTATCGCGTAGGTAGTGAAAGCATCAAACCGACGGATGAATAATTCAAAGCTGGCAGGTTGTTTGGTTTTTATGCGCAGGTAGCAAATGATGGAATCACGGTCATTTGGTAACAGGAATTCAAAGTTTTTATGGCCAACAGATCGCTGCTTAAACGCATACATATCACCTTCTACTACTTCTGTAAAGCCGGAGTCGGTTTGAAGAAAACAGGAGATTTCGTTTATTCTGAAATTAAATGATTCAATAAGCCATTGCTGGCTTTTATCTGTATGGTTTATAATTCTCAGTTTTAACCAGTAAGCCGCTTGTCTGTTGGTATTGCGCAGCATGGTTTCGCCTGTTGCTTTAAACTTTGCAGCAAAAAGCGGGGAAGATACCTGATCTATGGTATAAGAAGCCGCTGGGTCCTGCAGCTGTTCTACAAACTGAGGCTGGATCTCATATTGTTTTTGATCGTTATTAAGGGTGATGGTATATTCTGCTTGTGCTGTCAGATTCCATACAAAAATAGCTGTAAATACGGCTACAAGACTTTTTATCATACCTAATTATATCCCTTACATAGCCTGCGTAAAAGAGTCGTTTATTTTGTGATACGCAGTTATATAATAATACTCAT
It encodes the following:
- a CDS encoding sensor histidine kinase, which encodes MIKSLVAVFTAIFVWNLTAQAEYTITLNNDQKQYEIQPQFVEQLQDPAASYTIDQVSSPLFAAKFKATGETMLRNTNRQAAYWLKLRIINHTDKSQQWLIESFNFRINEISCFLQTDSGFTEVVEGDMYAFKQRSVGHKNFEFLLPNDRDSIICYLRIKTKQPASFELFIRRFDAFTTYAIGEYFLLGIFYGTIGIVALFSLLMLLSFRKLVFLYYSLFLTGFGIFFMCQDGTGFQYLWSDMPIINAYSISISRLLMLIPYTLYFCEFLDIKKRLPLVWKAMMIWIVLRIVGAFLPKENDLLLSLVMYYDYIPFIVAYLTAIYSYSKGFKPALYFTLGFSILLISFIINSLRVACIVESNIFTAYSLNFGAVLEILFLSLSLGAWLRIIIQEKTVTENINKLLEEKVQERTAILQIQNTIINEKVNELDTLFYRLSHDVKGPLKSIMGLANLGLIDHTDRENYFRMIQSSATKLDKITSNFLQLSNAKQFDTEDLSSINFRKLLAEVIENLRYLNEFEKTSIQVDIEQEGEFYSYKNILYPAISNIIENAVKYRHEQGISSTLYIQIDSSSKKATLTFTDNGIGINPVNSQHIFDMFFRENTKEGVSGTGLGLYIVKTFIEKINGTVTHTANPANETIFVIEIPNALGVN